One stretch of Desulfovibrio sp. JC010 DNA includes these proteins:
- a CDS encoding flavin reductase family protein, with protein MAKKNIGIQGFTLPMPQTILGSRFEGRNNFMALAWVSRVNYNPSLMMISVGKRHFSNMAIKASGEFSVNVPSVDMVEVTDFVGLVSGNKLDKSELFEVESGLLPNAPIISKCPVAIQCKIFDSMELPNDTLFVGEVVATWCDEEVLTDDAPDIKKVNPITLTMPDNRYWGVGECVGRAWHDGKKLK; from the coding sequence ATGGCAAAGAAAAATATAGGTATACAGGGGTTTACCCTGCCCATGCCCCAGACTATTCTGGGGTCGAGATTTGAGGGGCGTAATAATTTTATGGCCCTGGCGTGGGTTTCGCGGGTCAACTACAATCCTTCCCTGATGATGATTTCCGTGGGTAAGCGGCATTTTTCAAACATGGCTATTAAGGCCAGCGGTGAATTCAGCGTGAATGTTCCTTCTGTGGATATGGTTGAAGTTACCGATTTTGTGGGTCTTGTTTCCGGCAATAAGCTGGATAAATCAGAACTCTTCGAAGTGGAATCCGGCCTGTTGCCCAATGCGCCCATAATCAGCAAATGCCCGGTTGCCATTCAGTGCAAAATCTTCGATTCCATGGAATTGCCCAACGATACTCTGTTTGTCGGCGAAGTTGTCGCCACATGGTGCGATGAAGAAGTGCTTACCGATGACGCACCGGACATCAAGAAGGTAAATCCCATCACCTTGACCATGCCTGATAACAGGTATTGGGGAGTGGGTGAGTGTGTTGGGCGCGCTTGGCACGACGGGAAAAAGTTGAAGTAA
- the zupT gene encoding zinc transporter ZupT gives MFAENVMFAFGLTAFAGLSTGIGSALAFFAKRTNPKFLSISLGFSAGVMIYVSFMEIMVKAREALQADMGEVTGTWVSVLAFFGGIALIALIDKLVPSYENPHEMHRIEEMSPESLEQAGEFKKTVGLESAEGKRKLFRMGTMAALAIGIHNFPEGLATFTAALSDPSLGIAIAVAIAIHNIPEGIAVSVPIYYATGDKKKAFIYSFLSGLAEPVGAMVGYLLLMPFMSETVFGIIFAGVAGIMVFISLDELLPAAEEYGEHHLSIYGLVSGMAVMALSLLLFL, from the coding sequence ATGTTTGCCGAGAACGTCATGTTCGCCTTCGGGTTGACCGCTTTTGCCGGGCTTTCCACCGGGATCGGTTCTGCACTGGCTTTTTTTGCCAAGCGCACTAATCCTAAATTTTTGTCCATCTCGCTCGGCTTTTCCGCCGGGGTGATGATTTACGTCTCGTTCATGGAAATCATGGTCAAAGCCCGTGAAGCGTTGCAGGCTGACATGGGCGAAGTTACCGGGACATGGGTGTCTGTGCTCGCCTTTTTCGGCGGTATTGCCCTTATCGCACTGATCGATAAGCTGGTGCCTTCCTATGAGAACCCGCACGAGATGCATCGTATTGAGGAGATGAGTCCCGAAAGTCTTGAGCAGGCCGGTGAATTTAAAAAAACGGTCGGCCTTGAAAGCGCGGAAGGCAAACGCAAACTTTTTCGCATGGGCACCATGGCCGCGCTGGCAATTGGTATCCATAACTTTCCCGAAGGTCTGGCCACTTTCACTGCCGCGCTTAGTGATCCCAGTCTCGGTATCGCCATTGCGGTGGCTATCGCTATTCACAACATTCCTGAAGGTATCGCTGTATCAGTACCCATTTACTACGCCACCGGGGACAAGAAAAAAGCTTTTATCTACTCCTTCCTGTCCGGTCTGGCCGAACCTGTAGGGGCCATGGTGGGCTATCTGCTGCTCATGCCGTTCATGTCCGAAACCGTATTCGGTATCATTTTCGCCGGGGTGGCCGGGATCATGGTTTTCATCTCTCTCGACGAATTACTGCCCGCTGCTGAAGAATACGGCGAGCATCACTTGTCCATTTACGGCTTAGTAAGTGGCATGGCTGTGATGGCTTTGTCGCTGCTGTTGTTTTTGTAA
- a CDS encoding cation:proton antiporter — MGIASDLVILIVAGMLGGFAARMMRQPLLLGYIIAGVLVGPYTGGITVSGVHEIELLAEIGVALLLFTLGIEFSIKELKPVRHVALIGTPLQIILTMVFGWGTGRLMGWDTHLSIWFGAFIALSSTMVVLKTLESKGLVGTLSSRVMLGMLVVQDIVIVPMLIIMPQLGSESFGLQELGMAGVKTVLFLISMFVLGSRIIPRFMKVVAGWNSREMFMLSCSAIGLGIGYATHSLGLSFAFGAFVAGMVLSESRYAYQALSDILPLRDIFSLIFFASVGMLIDPFYVWEHIGTILILAVAILLGKGFIFGAMGWIFRYRNIIPLALGLGMFQVGELSFLLLQQGAESGSFPKEYFPLFMGVGIVTMLLTPIMASCTGPLYSMLKSRFKGDPFQTVNLPESELDGHVVILGYGRFGSYVAESLREIDISHVVVELNANKVEEAADAGRAVIYGDAGQEVVLEAARVSHARMVLMTVPSLRGSTSVLEKVHHLAPQCPVVALSRNPEHLEVLNGLGVHHIILPEFETGLEMVRQTLFNFCLPPVDIQNVMDSMRRERYTTDVEQNYSKTAQLARLSRAAESLNLNWVEVDEAAEIVDRTLAGSKIRTVTGVSVAGVLRNDHFIQNPDGSFRFMAGDIVGVLGGRENIERFRCLAAPPKCELKEV; from the coding sequence GTGGGAATTGCTTCTGATCTGGTTATCCTCATTGTGGCGGGAATGCTGGGCGGTTTTGCGGCCCGCATGATGCGCCAGCCCCTTTTGCTGGGCTATATCATCGCCGGGGTGCTGGTCGGTCCGTACACCGGGGGGATAACTGTATCCGGCGTACATGAGATTGAACTGCTGGCCGAGATCGGGGTGGCCCTGCTGCTGTTCACATTGGGTATTGAATTTTCCATCAAAGAGCTCAAGCCGGTGCGTCATGTGGCTCTCATCGGCACACCGCTGCAGATTATTCTGACCATGGTTTTCGGTTGGGGGACCGGGCGGCTTATGGGCTGGGATACGCATCTTTCCATCTGGTTCGGGGCTTTTATCGCCCTTTCCAGTACCATGGTTGTCTTGAAAACCCTTGAAAGCAAAGGGCTGGTCGGCACCCTTTCCAGCCGGGTCATGCTCGGTATGCTGGTGGTGCAGGATATTGTCATCGTACCTATGCTGATCATCATGCCCCAGCTCGGCTCGGAATCTTTCGGCCTGCAGGAACTGGGCATGGCCGGGGTCAAGACTGTTCTTTTTCTTATTTCCATGTTCGTGCTCGGCTCGCGGATCATCCCCCGGTTTATGAAGGTCGTGGCCGGATGGAATTCGCGGGAAATGTTCATGCTTTCCTGCAGTGCCATCGGGCTCGGCATCGGCTATGCCACCCATTCCCTCGGGCTTTCCTTTGCCTTCGGGGCCTTTGTGGCCGGGATGGTGCTCAGTGAATCGCGCTACGCCTATCAGGCCCTCAGTGACATCCTTCCCCTGCGCGATATTTTCAGCCTTATCTTTTTCGCTTCCGTGGGCATGCTCATTGATCCTTTTTACGTCTGGGAACATATCGGGACCATCCTGATTCTTGCCGTGGCGATTTTGCTGGGTAAAGGTTTTATCTTCGGTGCCATGGGCTGGATTTTCCGTTACCGGAATATCATCCCGCTGGCTTTGGGGCTGGGCATGTTTCAGGTGGGTGAGCTTTCTTTTCTGCTTTTGCAGCAGGGCGCTGAGTCCGGTTCTTTTCCCAAGGAGTATTTTCCGCTTTTCATGGGTGTCGGTATTGTAACCATGCTTCTGACCCCGATTATGGCCTCCTGTACCGGGCCGCTTTATTCCATGCTGAAAAGCAGGTTCAAGGGCGATCCCTTTCAGACCGTCAACCTGCCCGAGAGCGAGCTGGACGGACATGTGGTTATCCTCGGCTACGGGCGTTTCGGTTCTTATGTGGCCGAATCCCTGCGTGAGATTGATATCTCCCATGTGGTGGTGGAGCTCAATGCCAACAAAGTGGAGGAAGCTGCCGATGCCGGGCGGGCGGTCATTTACGGTGATGCCGGGCAGGAAGTTGTTCTTGAGGCGGCGCGGGTTTCCCATGCACGGATGGTTCTTATGACCGTTCCCTCCCTGCGCGGTTCAACTTCCGTACTGGAGAAGGTACATCATCTGGCTCCGCAATGTCCGGTAGTGGCTCTTTCGCGTAATCCGGAACATCTGGAAGTTCTCAACGGGCTGGGCGTGCATCATATAATCCTGCCCGAATTCGAGACCGGGCTGGAGATGGTCCGCCAGACCCTGTTTAATTTCTGCCTGCCTCCGGTGGATATTCAGAATGTAATGGATTCCATGCGCCGGGAAAGGTATACCACTGATGTGGAACAGAACTATTCCAAGACCGCCCAGTTGGCCCGGCTGAGCAGGGCTGCGGAGTCGCTCAACCTGAACTGGGTTGAAGTGGATGAAGCTGCCGAGATTGTGGACCGGACCCTCGCCGGAAGTAAAATTCGTACTGTAACCGGGGTTTCCGTTGCCGGAGTGCTCCGCAATGACCATTTTATCCAGAACCCGGACGGCTCCTTCCGTTTCATGGCCGGGGATATTGTAGGTGTTCTTGGCGGGCGTGAAAATATAGAAAGATTCAGGTGCCTTGCTGCGCCGCCGAAATGTGAATTGAAAGAGGTTTAA
- a CDS encoding TraR/DksA C4-type zinc finger protein, with product MNDKQKEELKNKIRTEIKNLTKQVKELEETVDPVKPDAAIGRLSRLDTMLNQGINKSSIAQSRQRILNLEDALNRVGNDPFFGECEECGEDIPLARLLALPESRYCVHCAEHLGE from the coding sequence ATGAATGATAAACAAAAAGAAGAACTTAAAAATAAAATTAGAACTGAAATTAAAAACCTGACCAAACAGGTAAAAGAGCTGGAAGAGACCGTTGATCCGGTCAAGCCTGATGCGGCTATCGGCAGGCTTTCGCGGCTGGATACCATGCTCAATCAGGGCATCAATAAAAGCTCAATCGCCCAGTCCCGGCAGCGCATCCTGAACCTTGAAGACGCGCTGAACCGTGTGGGAAATGACCCGTTTTTCGGAGAATGCGAGGAGTGCGGCGAGGATATACCCCTTGCCCGGCTGCTGGCCCTGCCGGAGAGCCGCTACTGTGTGCACTGTGCCGAGCATCTGGGTGAATAA